In a single window of the Streptomyces brevispora genome:
- a CDS encoding class I SAM-dependent methyltransferase gives MRLRNTKVPKDAVHHPVFARYYARMSVAADTTAGIAAVRAELLSGLSGRVIEVGAGNGLNFGHYPTAVSEVVAIEPERTLRQLAERAALGAGIPVDVVPGTAEALPVRDETFDAAVVSLVLCTVRDVRRSLSEIRRVLRPGGELRFFEHVRADDRAMAATQRVLDRTFWPLLTGGCHTSRDARAAIEAAGFVVERQRGIRIPEGGVRLPTSACVLGVARRPTAAEPGRPPRR, from the coding sequence ATGCGGTTGCGGAACACGAAGGTTCCCAAAGACGCGGTGCATCACCCCGTCTTCGCCCGCTACTACGCCCGGATGAGTGTGGCCGCGGATACCACGGCGGGCATCGCCGCGGTGCGGGCGGAACTGCTGTCGGGGCTCTCGGGCCGGGTGATCGAGGTCGGGGCGGGCAACGGTCTCAACTTCGGCCATTACCCGACGGCGGTGTCCGAGGTGGTGGCGATCGAACCGGAGCGCACGCTGCGGCAACTGGCGGAACGGGCAGCACTCGGCGCCGGGATTCCGGTGGATGTCGTGCCGGGTACGGCGGAGGCGCTCCCGGTGAGGGACGAGACGTTCGACGCCGCCGTAGTCTCACTGGTGCTGTGCACCGTACGGGATGTGCGGCGGTCGCTCTCGGAGATCCGACGGGTTCTGCGGCCGGGCGGCGAGTTGCGCTTCTTCGAACACGTGCGGGCCGACGACAGGGCCATGGCCGCCACGCAGCGGGTGCTGGACCGGACGTTCTGGCCGCTGCTGACCGGTGGCTGTCACACGTCGCGCGATGCGCGGGCCGCGATCGAGGCAGCCGGGTTCGTGGTGGAGAGGCAGCGGGGCATCCGCATTCCCGAGGGCGGTGTCCGGCTTCCCACGTCCGCCTGTGTACTGGGCGTGGCGCGACGGCCGACCGCGGCTGAGCCGGGGCGGCCCCCGCGCAGGTGA
- the bioD gene encoding dethiobiotin synthase: MSVLVVTGTGTEIGKTIVTAAVAAAWAGRRVAVLKPAQTGLAPGEPGDAAEVARLAGSHVTAVELARFPEPLAPATAARRAGLAPVRPYEIVEAAEKLAAEHDLVLVEGAGGLLVRFDDDGSTLADAARLLSAPVLVVAPAGLGTLNSTALTSEALRARGLDCLGVVVGSMPAEPDLAERCNLTDLPVAAGAPLLGVIPAGAGYLSPADFRARAGSWLTAQLGGVRPPG, translated from the coding sequence ATGAGTGTTCTGGTGGTGACGGGTACGGGCACGGAGATCGGTAAGACGATCGTGACCGCGGCCGTGGCGGCGGCTTGGGCGGGCCGTCGGGTAGCGGTGCTCAAACCGGCGCAGACGGGTCTGGCACCCGGTGAGCCGGGTGACGCCGCAGAGGTGGCGCGGCTGGCGGGCAGCCATGTGACGGCGGTCGAACTGGCTCGTTTCCCCGAGCCGTTGGCGCCCGCCACGGCCGCCAGACGGGCCGGGCTCGCGCCGGTACGCCCGTACGAGATCGTCGAGGCGGCCGAGAAACTGGCGGCCGAGCACGATCTCGTCCTGGTCGAGGGCGCGGGCGGGCTGCTCGTACGGTTCGACGACGACGGGTCCACCCTGGCGGACGCGGCACGGCTGCTGTCGGCGCCGGTCCTGGTAGTGGCGCCCGCCGGGCTCGGCACGCTCAACTCCACGGCGCTGACCTCGGAGGCACTGCGCGCCCGAGGACTCGACTGCCTGGGCGTGGTGGTCGGCAGCATGCCCGCCGAACCGGATCTGGCGGAGCGCTGCAATCTGACGGATCTCCCGGTGGCCGCGGGGGCACCGCTGCTCGGTGTGATCCCGGCGGGTGCGGGATACCTGAGCCCCGCGGACTTCCGTGCCCGGGCGGGGAGTTGGCTGACCGCACAACTGGGCGGGGTCCGCCCGCCGGGCTGA
- a CDS encoding adenosylmethionine--8-amino-7-oxononanoate transaminase — translation MPEPLSPADLRALDRAHVWHPYGPMPGRQEPLVVESASGVRLRLAEPAHGQNELVDGMSSWWSAVHGYNHPVLNEAARGQLDRMSHVMFGGLTHEPAVRLAARLVEITPEPLQHVFLADSGSVSVEVAVKMCLQYWCSAGRPAKQRLLTWRGGYHGDTWQPMSVCDPEGGMHELWSGALPQQVFADEPPAGFGMEPDAAYAAHLRELIAHHADELAAVIVEPVVQGAGGMRFHSPGYLRVLREACDAHGVLLVFDEIATGFGRTGKLFAAEHAGVSPDVMCVGKALTGGYLTMAATLCTTAVAEGISRGEVPVLAHGPTFMGNPLASAVACASVDLLLGQDWEQEIKRIEAGLRDGLAAASGLPGVRDVRVLGAIGVVQLDHEVDMAAATRAAVREGVWLRPFRDLVYTMPPYVTGDDDVARICRAVCAAAREG, via the coding sequence ATGCCTGAGCCGCTCTCCCCCGCGGATCTGCGCGCCCTGGACCGGGCCCACGTCTGGCACCCGTACGGCCCGATGCCGGGCCGGCAGGAACCGCTGGTAGTGGAGTCCGCGTCCGGGGTACGGCTCCGGCTCGCCGAACCGGCCCACGGGCAGAACGAGTTGGTCGACGGCATGTCGTCCTGGTGGTCGGCCGTGCACGGCTACAACCATCCGGTGCTCAATGAGGCCGCCCGCGGCCAGCTGGACCGGATGAGCCACGTGATGTTCGGCGGGCTCACCCATGAGCCCGCCGTCCGGCTGGCGGCCCGGCTGGTCGAGATCACCCCGGAACCGTTGCAACACGTCTTCCTCGCCGATTCCGGCTCGGTCTCGGTCGAGGTCGCCGTGAAGATGTGCCTGCAGTACTGGTGTTCGGCCGGCCGGCCCGCCAAGCAGCGCCTGCTGACCTGGCGAGGGGGCTATCACGGGGACACCTGGCAGCCCATGTCCGTGTGCGACCCCGAGGGCGGCATGCACGAGCTGTGGTCGGGTGCGCTGCCGCAACAGGTCTTCGCGGACGAGCCCCCGGCCGGCTTCGGCATGGAGCCGGACGCCGCGTACGCGGCGCATCTGCGGGAACTGATCGCGCACCATGCCGATGAGCTGGCCGCGGTGATCGTCGAACCGGTGGTACAGGGGGCCGGCGGGATGCGGTTCCACTCACCCGGCTACCTGCGCGTGCTGCGCGAGGCGTGTGACGCGCACGGCGTGCTGCTGGTGTTCGACGAGATCGCCACGGGATTCGGCCGTACGGGCAAGCTCTTCGCCGCGGAACACGCCGGGGTCTCACCCGATGTGATGTGCGTGGGCAAGGCCCTGACCGGCGGCTATCTGACGATGGCCGCGACGCTGTGCACGACCGCGGTCGCCGAGGGGATCTCGCGCGGCGAGGTACCGGTACTCGCCCACGGCCCGACGTTCATGGGCAATCCGCTCGCCTCTGCGGTCGCATGCGCCTCCGTCGACCTGCTGCTCGGTCAGGACTGGGAACAGGAGATCAAGCGGATCGAAGCCGGTCTGCGCGACGGTCTGGCCGCGGCGTCCGGACTGCCCGGAGTCCGGGACGTACGGGTGCTCGGTGCCATCGGCGTCGTACAGCTCGATCACGAGGTGGACATGGCGGCGGCGACCCGGGCGGCGGTGCGCGAGGGCGTGTGGCTGCGGCCGTTCCGCGATCTCGTCTACACCATGCCGCCGTATGTGACCGGGGACGACGACGTGGCACGGATCTGCCGTGCGGTGTGCGCGGCAGCGCGGGAGGGCTGA
- the bioB gene encoding biotin synthase BioB, with amino-acid sequence MDLLNTLVDKGLRRELPTREEALAVLASPDDDLLDVVAAAGKVRRQWFGRRVKLNYLVNLKSGLCPEDCSYCSQRLGSKAEILKYTWLKPDEASKAAAAGVAGGAKRVCLVASGRGPTDRDVDRVSQTIEAIKEQNEGVEVCACLGLLSDGQAGRLRSAGADAYNHNLNTSEGTYGDITTTHTYADRVETVHQAQAAGLSACSGLIAGMGESDSDLVDVVFALRELDPDSVPVNFLIPFEGTPLAKEWNLTPQRCLRILAMVRFVCPDVEVRLAGGREVHLRSMQPLALHLVNSIFLGDYLTSEGQAGQADLDMIADAGFEVEGAGTTTLPRHRAEAGADCGSHSGGCAPCGEGPEAAAAPAEASEASVARTDLVAVRRRGAGTDLAPNA; translated from the coding sequence ATGGACCTCCTGAACACGCTGGTGGACAAGGGACTGCGGCGCGAGCTGCCGACCCGTGAAGAAGCGCTCGCTGTACTGGCGAGCCCGGACGACGATCTGCTCGACGTGGTGGCCGCGGCCGGAAAGGTGCGACGCCAGTGGTTCGGGCGGCGCGTGAAACTGAACTACCTGGTCAATCTGAAGTCGGGGCTCTGTCCCGAGGACTGCTCGTACTGTTCGCAGCGGCTGGGCTCCAAGGCCGAGATCCTCAAGTACACCTGGCTGAAGCCCGACGAGGCGTCGAAGGCGGCTGCCGCCGGGGTCGCGGGCGGCGCCAAGCGGGTCTGCCTGGTGGCGAGCGGTCGCGGTCCGACCGACCGCGACGTCGACCGGGTGTCGCAGACCATCGAGGCGATCAAGGAGCAGAACGAGGGCGTCGAGGTCTGTGCCTGCCTCGGTCTGCTCTCGGACGGCCAGGCCGGCCGGCTGCGGTCCGCGGGCGCCGACGCGTACAACCACAACCTCAACACGTCCGAGGGGACGTACGGGGACATCACGACCACCCACACCTATGCGGACCGGGTGGAGACGGTGCACCAGGCGCAGGCCGCCGGTCTCTCCGCCTGTTCGGGGCTGATCGCCGGAATGGGTGAGAGCGACTCCGATCTGGTCGATGTGGTCTTCGCGCTGCGCGAACTGGACCCCGACTCGGTGCCCGTCAATTTCCTGATCCCGTTCGAAGGGACGCCGCTCGCCAAGGAGTGGAACCTGACTCCGCAGCGCTGCCTGCGGATCCTGGCGATGGTGCGGTTCGTCTGCCCGGATGTGGAGGTACGGCTCGCGGGCGGGCGCGAAGTGCATCTGCGCTCGATGCAGCCGCTCGCCCTGCACCTGGTCAACTCGATCTTCCTGGGCGACTATCTGACGAGCGAGGGCCAGGCCGGGCAGGCGGACCTCGACATGATCGCGGACGCCGGGTTCGAGGTCGAGGGGGCCGGTACGACCACGCTTCCCCGGCACCGTGCGGAGGCGGGCGCAGACTGCGGTTCGCACTCCGGCGGATGCGCGCCCTGCGGCGAAGGACCGGAGGCGGCGGCCGCTCCGGCGGAAGCCTCGGAGGCCTCCGTGGCACGCACGGATCTGGTGGCGGTCCGCCGTCGCGGCGCGGGTACGGATCTCGCACCCAATGCCTGA
- a CDS encoding 8-amino-7-oxononanoate synthase — translation MPFAPFDWIDDEARRRADAGLVRTLRPRPAETELLDLASNDYLGLTRHPEVTAAAARAACRWGAGATGSRLVTGSTTLHAELERELAEFCGFEAALVLSSGYAANLAALTALSGRGSLIVSDAGNHASIVDGCRLSRAETAVVPHTDPEAVRKTLRAHDGRALAVTDSVFSVDGDAAPLAALAEVCRAEGAALLVDDAHGLGVLGEGGRGALAAAGLAGGEGVVGTLTLSKALGSQGGAVLGPARVIDHLVNTARTFIFDTGLAPAAAGAALGSLRLLRREPERAGRARAVATALYEQLTAAGLVAVRPDAAVVSVRAPSADSAVRWAADCRTAGMAVGCFRPPSVPDGISRLRLTARADLTDAQIATAVAIVRRTAPDA, via the coding sequence ATGCCCTTCGCCCCGTTCGACTGGATCGACGACGAGGCGCGCCGCCGCGCGGACGCCGGACTCGTCCGGACGCTCCGGCCCCGGCCCGCCGAAACGGAACTGCTCGATCTCGCGAGCAACGACTACCTCGGCCTGACCAGACACCCGGAAGTGACCGCGGCGGCGGCCCGCGCGGCGTGCCGCTGGGGTGCGGGGGCCACCGGATCCCGGCTGGTCACCGGGTCCACCACGCTGCACGCCGAGCTCGAACGGGAACTGGCCGAATTCTGCGGTTTCGAGGCCGCCCTCGTGCTGTCGTCGGGCTACGCGGCCAACCTCGCCGCGCTCACCGCCCTCAGCGGCCGGGGCTCACTGATCGTGTCGGACGCGGGCAACCACGCCTCGATCGTCGACGGCTGCCGGCTCTCCCGGGCCGAGACCGCCGTCGTGCCGCACACCGACCCCGAGGCCGTGCGCAAGACGCTCCGCGCGCATGACGGCAGGGCGCTGGCGGTCACCGACTCGGTCTTCTCCGTCGACGGCGATGCCGCGCCGCTGGCCGCGCTGGCCGAGGTCTGCCGTGCGGAGGGCGCCGCGCTGCTCGTCGACGACGCGCACGGTCTGGGGGTGCTCGGGGAAGGCGGGCGCGGCGCTCTCGCGGCCGCCGGTCTCGCGGGCGGCGAGGGCGTCGTCGGCACGCTCACCCTCTCCAAGGCCCTGGGCAGCCAGGGCGGCGCGGTACTCGGCCCCGCCCGGGTCATCGACCACCTGGTCAACACCGCCCGTACGTTCATCTTCGACACCGGTCTCGCCCCGGCCGCCGCCGGCGCCGCACTCGGCAGCCTGCGGCTGCTGCGCCGCGAACCGGAACGAGCGGGCAGGGCCCGGGCGGTCGCCACCGCACTGTACGAACAGTTGACCGCGGCCGGTCTGGTCGCCGTACGGCCCGATGCGGCCGTGGTCTCGGTACGCGCGCCTTCGGCCGACTCCGCGGTCCGCTGGGCGGCCGACTGCCGTACGGCCGGTATGGCGGTCGGGTGCTTCCGGCCGCCGTCGGTGCCGGACGGCATCTCCAGGCTGCGACTGACGGCGCGGGCCGACCTGACGGACGCGCAGATCGCGACCGCGGTCGCGATCGTACGGCGGACCGCTCCGGACGCCTGA
- a CDS encoding DUF397 domain-containing protein — MSDCLAQHALRWRRSSRSTGMNNCVEAAPFGGRQLAVRDSKDVSRPPLQFSAAAWTSFVHGLSRNSVR, encoded by the coding sequence ATGTCGGATTGCCTCGCACAGCACGCGTTACGGTGGCGGCGCAGCAGCCGCAGCACGGGAATGAACAACTGCGTGGAGGCCGCACCGTTCGGCGGCAGACAGCTGGCCGTGCGCGACTCCAAGGATGTGTCCAGGCCGCCGCTGCAGTTCTCGGCCGCGGCCTGGACCTCCTTCGTCCACGGTCTGAGCCGCAACTCGGTCCGCTGA
- a CDS encoding helix-turn-helix domain-containing protein translates to MQHGPAVRRRKLGEELRSLRHASGLTSRESAQLLGWHQSKVSRIETGISGVRPGDVTRLLDAYGVNDPQLRGVLEALAGSAGGGGAGWWHAYRGLIPPQYRDFISLESQARTARTLETSVVPGLLQTADYARAVTRAALDGLPAGQLDSLVEVRLARQGVLRSDPPLRLSAVLDEAVLRRAVGGQRVMREQLRHLIRLAQLPHVNLQLLPFSVGGYVGLTGPFVIFSFPTTSDLDVVVLDHLTSSLYLERKEDLEAYSSAFRTLQAHALSPEHSLDLIAAIDRAGQ, encoded by the coding sequence ATGCAGCACGGACCTGCGGTGCGACGCCGCAAGCTCGGGGAGGAGCTGCGGAGTCTGCGCCATGCATCGGGGCTCACCAGCCGGGAATCCGCGCAACTGCTCGGCTGGCACCAGTCGAAGGTGAGCCGGATCGAGACCGGCATCAGTGGGGTGCGGCCGGGGGACGTCACCCGGCTGCTGGACGCGTACGGCGTGAACGACCCGCAGTTGCGGGGCGTCCTGGAGGCGCTCGCCGGTTCGGCGGGCGGTGGCGGTGCGGGCTGGTGGCACGCCTACCGCGGTCTCATCCCGCCCCAGTACCGTGACTTCATCAGCCTGGAGTCGCAGGCGCGTACGGCCCGCACGCTGGAAACCTCGGTGGTGCCGGGCCTGTTGCAGACAGCCGACTACGCACGTGCGGTGACCCGGGCGGCACTCGACGGGCTGCCGGCCGGCCAGCTGGACTCACTGGTGGAGGTGCGGCTCGCCCGGCAGGGGGTGTTGCGGAGCGATCCGCCGCTGCGACTGAGCGCGGTGCTCGACGAGGCGGTGCTGAGGCGCGCGGTCGGCGGCCAACGGGTGATGCGGGAGCAGTTGCGTCATCTCATCCGGCTGGCCCAGCTTCCGCACGTGAACCTTCAGTTGCTGCCCTTCTCGGTCGGCGGCTACGTCGGCCTCACCGGACCTTTCGTTATCTTCTCTTTTCCGACCACTTCTGATCTGGATGTGGTCGTTCTTGACCATTTGACGAGTAGCCTTTACCTGGAGCGGAAAGAAGACCTTGAGGCGTACAGCTCGGCCTTCCGCACCCTGCAGGCACACGCGCTGTCGCCGGAGCACTCGTTGGACCTGATCGCCGCGATCGACCGCGCCGGTCAGTAA
- a CDS encoding ATP-binding protein, with protein MADHQEASVTLPSEPVSVAAARRYVARVLAEWGLSDGSEAADTIRLIVSELATNAVQHTFGQSPIFTVDLRLEREEQLHVGVTDSHPRWPQRLPAAVQQDNGRGMVIIRSLAKEYGGKLTVTPTADGGKTVWIALPWNVPVQS; from the coding sequence ATGGCGGACCATCAAGAGGCAAGTGTCACGCTGCCGAGCGAGCCGGTCTCGGTCGCCGCGGCCCGCAGGTATGTGGCCAGAGTGCTGGCCGAATGGGGACTGTCCGACGGGAGCGAGGCCGCCGACACCATCCGGCTGATCGTCTCGGAGCTCGCGACCAACGCGGTCCAGCACACCTTCGGCCAGTCGCCCATCTTCACCGTGGACCTCCGGCTGGAGCGCGAGGAACAGCTGCACGTCGGAGTGACGGACAGTCACCCCCGCTGGCCCCAGCGGCTGCCCGCCGCCGTCCAGCAGGACAACGGGCGCGGCATGGTGATCATCCGCTCGCTGGCCAAGGAATACGGTGGCAAGCTGACCGTCACGCCCACCGCCGACGGCGGCAAGACCGTCTGGATCGCCCTCCCCTGGAACGTCCCCGTCCAGAGCTGA
- a CDS encoding LysR family transcriptional regulator yields the protein MYDPTRLAALVAVAEAGSITRAAARLGYTAPALSQQLAKLEREAGAALLVRHHRGARLTAAGELLAGRARRILDEMDQARHELARLAGLSGGRLRVGTFTTAGVHLLPPVLSAFRRAHPDVELVVTEYEPPGGVAAVAAGEVDLALTHAYEPATATPLPSGVSTVPLLVEELVLITAVGQVLADGSGRLPVTDLAGRPLISSAPTHPPRRGVESALAEAGALPAVVCESPGYALVCALVSAGIGIAVVPEMVAAMSPTPLSVRRLAPAAFRRTISVVHRGDRSSAAAETLRALLRSGFGRAAATQ from the coding sequence ATGTACGACCCGACACGGCTTGCGGCGCTGGTCGCGGTCGCCGAGGCCGGTTCGATCACCCGGGCCGCCGCGCGCCTGGGCTACACCGCCCCCGCTCTCTCCCAGCAGCTCGCCAAACTGGAGCGGGAGGCCGGTGCCGCACTGCTGGTCCGGCACCACCGGGGCGCCCGTCTCACGGCCGCGGGTGAGCTGCTCGCCGGCCGGGCCCGGCGGATCCTCGACGAGATGGACCAGGCCCGCCACGAGCTGGCCCGTCTCGCCGGGCTCTCCGGCGGACGTCTGCGGGTCGGCACCTTCACCACTGCGGGGGTTCATCTGCTGCCTCCCGTGCTGAGCGCCTTCCGCCGGGCGCACCCGGATGTGGAGCTGGTCGTCACGGAGTACGAGCCGCCGGGCGGGGTGGCGGCGGTGGCGGCGGGCGAGGTCGACCTCGCGCTGACGCACGCGTACGAACCGGCCACCGCGACACCGCTGCCCTCCGGCGTCAGTACCGTGCCCCTGCTGGTCGAGGAACTGGTGCTGATCACCGCCGTCGGGCAGGTCCTGGCCGACGGCAGCGGGCGGCTCCCGGTGACGGACCTCGCCGGCCGGCCGCTGATCAGCAGCGCGCCCACGCATCCACCGCGGCGTGGGGTGGAGAGCGCACTGGCCGAGGCGGGCGCACTGCCCGCGGTGGTCTGCGAGTCGCCCGGCTATGCGCTGGTGTGCGCGCTGGTCAGCGCGGGCATCGGGATCGCGGTGGTCCCCGAGATGGTCGCGGCGATGTCGCCGACCCCGCTGTCCGTACGGAGGCTGGCTCCTGCCGCGTTCCGCCGGACGATCTCGGTGGTGCACCGCGGTGACCGGTCGAGCGCCGCTGCGGAGACCCTGCGGGCCCTGTTGCGCAGCGGATTCGGACGGGCCGCCGCGACGCAGTGA
- a CDS encoding LysE family translocator has protein sequence MDAQLTAFLGVAAAMVALPGADFTVVVRNALASRSAGVATALGVAGGLLVHTALAVAGLAAVLVAVPVLFRTVQLLGGAYVLYLGVSALRAARRSQGRAHATETVADRADDDAEPAKGTRRALRQGFLTNALNPKAPVLFLSLLPQFVPAGSAPLPRTLLLAAIVVLLALIWFPAVALLVDRLGRWLRRPRTARAIEGGSGAALTVLGVVLVTGTLLH, from the coding sequence ATGGACGCCCAACTGACGGCCTTCCTCGGGGTTGCCGCCGCCATGGTCGCGCTGCCCGGAGCCGACTTCACCGTCGTCGTACGCAACGCTCTCGCCTCGCGGTCGGCGGGGGTGGCGACCGCGCTCGGCGTCGCCGGTGGCCTGCTCGTCCACACCGCGCTCGCCGTCGCGGGGCTGGCCGCCGTGCTGGTGGCGGTGCCGGTGCTGTTCCGCACGGTTCAGCTACTCGGCGGGGCGTACGTGCTCTACCTGGGCGTCAGTGCGCTCCGCGCGGCCCGGCGCAGCCAAGGGCGGGCACACGCCACCGAAACCGTGGCGGACCGGGCGGACGACGACGCGGAGCCCGCGAAGGGGACCCGGCGCGCACTGCGCCAGGGCTTCCTCACCAACGCGCTGAACCCCAAGGCGCCTGTGCTCTTCCTCAGCCTGCTTCCGCAGTTCGTCCCCGCCGGGTCCGCCCCGCTGCCCAGAACGCTGCTGCTCGCCGCGATCGTCGTACTGCTGGCACTGATCTGGTTCCCGGCCGTGGCGCTCCTGGTGGACCGCCTGGGCCGGTGGCTGCGCCGGCCGCGTACCGCCCGGGCGATCGAGGGCGGCAGCGGCGCGGCACTCACCGTGCTGGGCGTGGTACTGGTGACCGGCACCCTGCTGCACTGA
- a CDS encoding C40 family peptidase, whose translation MTAQVHVPSLLARATTASVMTLAAVGGTLFVPGAVTDAQAATHSMKALNIAASKKGSPYRWGATGPSRFDCSGLTLYAFGKAGKKLPRTAQQQYNKTRHISASNRQRGDLVFFHSGRSVYHVGIYAGSGRIWHSPKSGAVVRMEKIWTKNVYYGRVR comes from the coding sequence ATGACTGCGCAGGTTCATGTCCCGTCTCTGCTCGCCCGCGCCACCACGGCCTCGGTCATGACTCTCGCCGCCGTCGGCGGCACACTGTTCGTCCCCGGCGCCGTGACCGACGCCCAGGCCGCGACTCATTCGATGAAGGCGCTCAACATCGCCGCGTCGAAGAAGGGATCGCCCTACCGGTGGGGTGCCACCGGCCCAAGCCGCTTCGACTGTTCGGGCCTGACGCTCTACGCGTTCGGGAAAGCGGGCAAGAAGCTCCCGCGCACGGCCCAGCAGCAGTACAACAAGACCCGTCACATCTCGGCCTCGAATCGGCAACGCGGAGACCTGGTCTTCTTCCACTCCGGCCGCAGCGTCTACCACGTGGGCATCTACGCGGGCAGCGGAAGGATCTGGCACTCGCCGAAATCCGGCGCCGTGGTCCGGATGGAGAAGATCTGGACGAAGAACGTCTACTACGGGCGGGTCCGCTGA
- a CDS encoding ATP-dependent Clp protease proteolytic subunit — translation MHRPAARYVLPEFTERTSQGTRTLDPYSKLLAERVVFLGTPVDDTAANDLVAQFMYLEHDAPDRPIQLYINSPGGSFGAMTAVYDTMAFLTCEVETFCLGQAGAGAAVLLAAGAHGRRHALPGARVVMQQPELAEPVQGQPSDLEIEARELARMRETLTGMLARHTGRSAEQITADTERDLILDAEDAKAYGLIDHIVQNRGPALPPAAAR, via the coding sequence ATGCACCGCCCCGCCGCCCGCTACGTACTGCCCGAGTTCACCGAGCGCACGTCCCAGGGGACGCGCACCCTCGATCCCTACTCCAAGCTGCTGGCCGAACGCGTCGTCTTCCTCGGCACCCCGGTCGACGACACGGCGGCCAACGACCTGGTCGCCCAGTTCATGTACCTGGAGCACGACGCACCGGACCGGCCCATCCAGCTCTACATCAACTCCCCCGGCGGCTCGTTCGGGGCCATGACCGCCGTCTACGACACGATGGCGTTCCTCACCTGCGAGGTGGAGACCTTCTGCCTCGGCCAGGCGGGCGCCGGCGCGGCCGTACTGCTGGCCGCCGGAGCTCACGGCCGACGGCACGCGCTGCCCGGCGCACGGGTCGTGATGCAACAGCCCGAGCTCGCCGAACCGGTACAGGGACAGCCGTCCGACCTGGAGATCGAGGCCCGGGAACTGGCCCGGATGCGCGAGACGCTGACCGGCATGCTGGCCCGTCACACCGGCCGCTCCGCCGAGCAGATCACCGCCGACACCGAGCGCGATCTCATCCTCGACGCCGAGGACGCCAAGGCCTATGGGCTGATCGACCACATCGTGCAGAACCGCGGCCCCGCGCTGCCACCGGCCGCCGCGCGGTGA
- a CDS encoding type II toxin-antitoxin system Phd/YefM family antitoxin — MAYEIPVTQARAELAELINRVVYGGERVVVTRHGKPLVALVSAADLERLEDEEAAEQEQVISSVSSIGSLPSATGERHRFGIAAEHRGRQGPGE; from the coding sequence ATGGCCTACGAGATTCCGGTGACGCAAGCCCGAGCTGAGCTCGCCGAACTGATCAACCGTGTTGTCTACGGCGGTGAGCGAGTGGTTGTGACGCGGCACGGCAAACCGCTCGTGGCGCTGGTATCGGCCGCTGACCTGGAGCGACTTGAGGACGAGGAGGCGGCGGAGCAGGAGCAGGTGATCAGCTCGGTCTCCTCGATCGGCTCTTTGCCGTCCGCTACCGGCGAACGGCACCGCTTCGGGATCGCCGCGGAACACCGGGGGCGGCAGGGCCCGGGGGAGTGA